From a region of the Arachis ipaensis cultivar K30076 chromosome B09, Araip1.1, whole genome shotgun sequence genome:
- the LOC107615302 gene encoding WAT1-related protein At1g09380-like: MGKVGGVIPFLAMAIVQSSYAGMTITSKLAIQSGMSPLVLVAYRQIFATLSLAPFAYWFERNTLPCMTKRTGLQILISSFTGVTGNQILYFVGLKYSTATIATALTNLLPAFTFILAVLCRQELLRMKTRAGQAKVLGTVLSVGGALLLSFYHGKPLGLGDSGIHWKFVQEMDRSSSSTTPTNLLLGPFALIASSLVWSVWFILQAEISKNYAAPYTSSLYMCMMASIQCVAIALCSDRTVSAWSLNNPIRLSSALYAGIVCTGIGYGLMAWTIERKGPLYVSVFTPLTLVITALLTWALLHDQLYVGTAIGSVIIVLGLYAVLWGKSNEKMNKKEGVQVTSADSDSIVKDKEDDDDEMSVMEMQCCDHSNCNHNSK; encoded by the exons ATGGGGAAAGTAGGGGGTGTGATTCCATTCTTAGCCATGGCTATTGTGCAATCAAGCTATGCTGGGATGACTATTACTTCAAAGCTTGCAATACAATCTGGCATGAGCCCTCTTGTGCTTGTTGCTTACCGCCAAATCTTTGCTACACTCTCCCTTGCTCCCTTCGCTTATTGGTTTGAAcg GAATACACTTCCCTGTATGACAAAACGTACCGGATTACAGATACTAATATCTTCCTTTACAGG AGTTACCGGAAATCAAATACTGTATTTCGTTGGGCTAAAATATTCAACCGCTACAATTGCAACTGCACTCACCAATTTGCTCCCAGCTTTTACTTTCATCCTTGCAGTCCTGTGCAG ACAAGAGTTGTTGAGAATGAAAACAAGGGCTGGGCAAGCAAAGGTGCTAGGGACAGTTCTAAGTGTTGGTGGAGCCCTTCTTTTATCATTTTACCATGGAAAGCCCCTTGGTCTTGGGGATTCAGGTATTCACTGGAAATTTGTACAAGAAATGGACAGATCAAGTTCCTCCACTACTCCAACCAATTTGCTTCTTGGCCCTTTTGCTTTGATTGCCAGTTCTCTTGTTTGGTCTGTGTGGTTCATACTTCAA GCAGAAATAAGCAAGAACTACGCAGCTCCATATACGAGCAGCCTGTACATGTGTATGATGGCGAGCATTCAGTGTGTGGCCATCGCATTGTGTTCTGACCGCACCGTCTCAGCTTGGTCACTAAACAATCCCATCAGACTCTCCTCTGCACTTTATGCC GGAATAGTATGCACTGGGATAGGGTATGGGCTGATGGCCTGGACCATCGAAAGAAAGGGACCTCTCTATGTCTCTGTATTCACCCCTTTGACGCTTGTCATCACAGCTCTTCTCACCTGGGCTCTGCTTCATGATCAACTCTACGTTGGAAC TGCAATTGGATCTGTGATTATAGTTTTGGGACTCTATGCTGTTCTGTGGGGAAAGAGCAACGAGAAGATGAACAAGAAAGAGGGTGTTCAAGTGACATCAGCAGATTCGGATTCAATAGTCAAGGATAAAGAAGACGATGATGACGAAATGAGTGTAATGGAAATGCAGTGCTGTGACCATTCCAATTGTAACCACAATAGTAAATAA